In the Flagellimonas sp. HMM57 genome, one interval contains:
- a CDS encoding M14 family metallopeptidase: MIELSKTFLSVLLLFTATTLVAQNAFQKNFYDETRLSKEHMRIDFKDEAGNEGFLPISILKGKIEGPVFTIVAGVHGYEYPPIMATQKLMEEIDLKQLKGTLIVIPIANIASFFTRTPFINPQDKKNLNNAFPGKEDGSITEQIAHFITANIIPVSDVFLDVHGGDACEDLIPFVCYYDNKKKPEQTALAKKLSENSGFEYVVSYPYTISDTEAAKYTFKQAVQDGKTALSIECGKLGNVQEENVNLIKKGVYNMLSTMQMYAKGTGPHSNIIYRNNQTYIKSNVQGIFYSDYKAGDTVKKDEIVGYTTDEFGIVLEEYKAPKDGIILYKLATPPINSDDTVMCISAKTDD; this comes from the coding sequence ATGATAGAGTTGTCAAAAACCTTCTTATCTGTATTACTACTTTTTACAGCAACTACTTTAGTCGCCCAAAACGCTTTTCAAAAGAACTTTTACGATGAAACGCGATTATCCAAAGAACATATGCGAATCGATTTTAAGGATGAAGCAGGGAACGAGGGATTTCTACCCATTTCTATACTTAAAGGTAAGATCGAGGGACCTGTATTCACTATCGTTGCTGGGGTTCATGGCTATGAATATCCTCCAATAATGGCTACGCAGAAATTAATGGAAGAAATTGATTTGAAACAACTAAAAGGGACCCTAATTGTTATTCCGATTGCTAATATTGCATCATTTTTTACCCGAACCCCTTTCATTAACCCTCAAGATAAAAAGAATTTGAACAATGCCTTTCCAGGAAAAGAAGATGGCAGCATTACAGAACAAATAGCACACTTTATTACTGCCAATATTATTCCTGTTAGTGATGTTTTTCTTGATGTTCATGGCGGTGATGCCTGTGAAGACCTAATACCGTTTGTATGCTACTACGATAATAAAAAGAAGCCAGAACAAACAGCATTGGCCAAGAAACTTTCTGAAAACAGTGGATTTGAATATGTAGTTTCCTATCCGTATACGATATCAGATACCGAAGCGGCAAAGTATACCTTCAAACAAGCGGTTCAGGATGGAAAAACAGCTTTAAGTATTGAATGCGGTAAACTGGGCAATGTACAGGAAGAGAATGTTAACCTGATCAAAAAGGGAGTGTACAATATGCTTTCCACTATGCAGATGTATGCCAAAGGCACAGGACCTCATTCAAATATTATATACCGTAATAACCAAACCTATATCAAATCTAATGTACAAGGTATCTTTTATAGCGATTATAAAGCAGGTGATACAGTTAAAAAAGACGAGATTGTAGGCTACACTACGGACGAATTTGGGATTGTTCTTGAAGAATACAAAGCTCCAAAAGATGGTATCATCCTATACAAACTGGCTACGCCACCAATAAATAGTGATGATACTGTAATGTGCATTAGCGCTAAAACAGATGATTAA
- the nadB gene encoding L-aspartate oxidase, protein MVSVDYLVIGSGIAGLTFAIKIAEKFHDKTVLMVTKADEEESNTKYAQGGVAIVLDTNKDSFDKHIRDTQAAGDGLCEASVVEMVVKEGPKRLQNLIQWGIDFDRNVKGNLNLGKEGGHSESRIVHHKDITGYEIENALLKRAYQLSNVTILSHHFAIDLITEHHLQIMNPEHISCYGAYVLNQKTGNIKTIKAGSTILATGGIGRVYGHTTNPAIATGDGIAMAYRAKARISDMEFVQFHPTALYSLEEGQSFLISEAVRGFGAYLRNKNGDRFMLDYHERAELASRDIVSKSIDNELKKTGDEHVYLDCTHLDMKKFKAHFPNIYEKCAVQHIDIAKDWIPVVPASHYLCGGIVVDTDGKTSINNLFACGECSRTGLHGANRLASNSLLEALVYAHNIYEYLQVNPTSPRAISIPDWNDKGTRVSKEHIVITHNLKKLQALMRDYIGIVRSNHRLLQAAKHLDLMYREIEEFYNGAKVNTALCELRNMINVAHLIISQSLDRKDNKGGYFNMDNL, encoded by the coding sequence ATGGTTTCGGTAGACTATCTCGTAATTGGTTCAGGAATTGCAGGATTGACATTCGCCATAAAAATTGCGGAAAAATTTCATGATAAGACAGTTCTCATGGTCACCAAGGCCGATGAAGAGGAATCGAATACCAAATATGCCCAAGGTGGAGTTGCCATCGTTTTGGACACCAATAAAGATTCTTTTGATAAGCATATAAGAGATACCCAAGCAGCTGGCGATGGCCTATGTGAAGCATCGGTTGTGGAAATGGTCGTCAAAGAAGGGCCAAAAAGACTTCAAAACCTAATACAATGGGGAATCGATTTTGATAGGAATGTCAAAGGTAATTTGAATTTAGGCAAGGAAGGAGGACATTCCGAGTCTCGCATTGTGCATCATAAGGACATCACGGGTTACGAGATAGAAAACGCATTGTTAAAGCGTGCCTATCAATTGTCCAATGTTACCATATTGAGCCATCATTTTGCAATAGACCTTATTACAGAGCATCACTTGCAGATTATGAATCCAGAACATATTTCTTGCTACGGTGCTTATGTTCTCAACCAAAAAACCGGAAACATAAAAACTATAAAAGCTGGTTCAACAATACTGGCTACTGGCGGTATCGGTAGAGTATATGGGCATACTACGAATCCTGCTATTGCAACAGGGGATGGCATTGCAATGGCCTACAGGGCAAAAGCACGAATTTCTGATATGGAATTTGTTCAGTTCCATCCAACGGCATTGTATAGTCTTGAGGAAGGTCAGTCCTTTTTGATTTCTGAAGCCGTAAGGGGTTTTGGTGCGTATCTGCGCAATAAGAACGGGGACAGATTTATGCTGGATTATCATGAGCGCGCAGAATTGGCATCTAGGGATATCGTTTCAAAAAGTATTGACAATGAACTTAAAAAAACTGGAGACGAACATGTGTATCTGGATTGTACCCACCTTGATATGAAAAAGTTCAAAGCGCATTTTCCAAATATTTATGAAAAATGTGCCGTACAACATATTGATATAGCAAAAGATTGGATACCAGTAGTTCCAGCTTCACACTACTTGTGTGGCGGTATTGTGGTGGATACAGATGGCAAAACCTCAATAAACAATCTTTTTGCATGTGGGGAGTGTTCCAGAACCGGATTGCATGGGGCAAACAGGTTGGCATCAAACTCCCTATTGGAAGCATTGGTCTATGCCCATAATATTTACGAATACCTTCAAGTTAATCCGACTTCACCAAGAGCAATATCTATTCCGGACTGGAACGATAAAGGAACACGTGTCTCTAAAGAGCATATTGTTATAACACATAATTTGAAGAAATTACAAGCTCTAATGCGTGACTACATAGGTATCGTACGCAGTAATCATAGATTATTGCAAGCTGCAAAACATTTGGATTTGATGTATAGGGAAATAGAGGAGTTTTATAATGGGGCAAAGGTAAACACGGCACTATGTGAATTGCGAAATATGATCAATGTCGCCCATCTAATAATTAGTCAATCACTCGACAGAAAGGATAACAAAGGCGGGTATTTTAATATGGATAATCTATAA
- a CDS encoding polysaccharide lyase family 7 protein yields MKKQLFPLPTSYYFIFSFLTLVVVTACSSSNSPVEEPEIVDDSSSDATNDDEVDTDEAPDGDTDGTQDDNANDDSDTDSDSSVPPSDIFNLSTWNISIPTDTDNSGTADTISENDLNNGYEDPAYFYTADDGGMVFKCPVEGFKTSVNTSYVRTELREMLRAGNTSIPTKGVNKNNWVFGSAPQSDISAAGGYDGELKATLAVNHVTTTGSSNQVGRVIVGQIHANDDEPVRLYYRKLPNNDLGSIYIAHEENADDEFWYEIIGSRSSSADNPSDGIALDEKFSYAIKVVGNDMWVTISREGKEDVEQYVDMTTSGYDVGGQYMYFKAGVYNQNNTGDATDYVQATFYSLSNSHSN; encoded by the coding sequence ATGAAAAAGCAATTGTTTCCCTTACCTACATCATATTATTTTATATTTAGTTTTTTAACACTCGTTGTGGTCACTGCTTGCAGTTCAAGTAATTCGCCTGTAGAAGAACCAGAAATAGTGGATGATTCCAGCAGCGATGCCACAAATGACGATGAAGTGGACACTGATGAGGCACCAGATGGTGATACCGATGGAACGCAAGATGACAATGCAAATGATGATTCTGATACCGACTCAGATTCCAGTGTTCCACCGTCGGATATTTTTAATTTATCAACTTGGAATATCAGTATCCCAACCGATACGGATAATAGCGGTACCGCAGATACCATAAGTGAAAATGACCTGAACAACGGTTACGAAGACCCAGCGTATTTCTATACAGCCGATGATGGCGGTATGGTATTCAAATGTCCCGTTGAAGGATTTAAGACATCTGTGAACACAAGCTATGTACGGACAGAACTACGGGAAATGTTACGCGCTGGAAACACTTCCATACCAACGAAAGGGGTAAACAAAAACAATTGGGTCTTTGGCAGTGCCCCGCAATCGGATATTTCTGCGGCAGGCGGCTATGATGGTGAATTGAAGGCTACCTTAGCCGTAAACCATGTAACAACTACAGGGAGTAGCAATCAGGTAGGCCGTGTTATCGTAGGGCAAATACATGCAAACGATGATGAACCCGTACGTCTATATTATCGTAAACTTCCCAATAATGACTTGGGTTCTATTTACATAGCCCATGAGGAGAATGCCGATGATGAATTTTGGTACGAAATAATCGGAAGTCGCTCAAGCAGTGCCGATAATCCATCGGATGGAATCGCCCTTGACGAAAAATTCAGTTACGCGATAAAGGTCGTTGGTAATGACATGTGGGTGACCATTAGCAGGGAAGGAAAGGAAGATGTTGAGCAATATGTAGATATGACAACCAGTGGTTACGATGTTGGTGGGCAGTATATGTATTTTAAGGCCGGGGTTTATAATCAAAATAATACTGGTGATGCAACAGATTATGTCCAAGCTACATTTTATAGTCTTTCCAATTCACATTCAAACTAG
- a CDS encoding helix-turn-helix domain-containing protein, whose amino-acid sequence MTNFTIQYIIDQIVSNEKTVEEISTYLPLYLHINDADNFKPIAFCPKLMGGFDIAKEDLQTRGALILAQSVHVSDLQNAVRLNENYLKNSDQQHHVEFAQRIHYAPTQFSSTFYTIGKVVDKRIVNMSIPIDSLGILNNLVMYFFEEADYIKRHQYKYDLLSSRELEVAGLFGKGYSASEIATFQKISTNAVKKYRKNIYRKIEVDNYFALYHFCRVFNLL is encoded by the coding sequence ATGACTAATTTTACGATACAATACATCATTGACCAGATAGTTTCCAATGAAAAAACGGTAGAGGAGATCAGTACATATCTTCCCTTGTATCTTCATATTAATGATGCGGATAACTTTAAACCAATAGCATTCTGCCCCAAGCTAATGGGGGGGTTTGATATTGCCAAAGAAGACCTCCAAACTCGTGGTGCACTTATTCTTGCCCAAAGTGTACATGTTTCAGATTTGCAAAATGCTGTTCGCCTTAACGAAAATTACCTCAAAAATTCTGATCAACAACATCATGTTGAGTTTGCCCAGCGTATTCATTATGCCCCAACTCAGTTTTCTTCAACTTTTTACACGATTGGTAAAGTCGTGGACAAAAGAATAGTGAATATGAGCATACCCATTGATTCTCTTGGGATACTCAATAATTTGGTGATGTATTTTTTTGAAGAGGCCGATTATATAAAACGGCATCAGTATAAGTATGATTTGTTAAGTTCTAGGGAATTGGAGGTTGCTGGCTTGTTTGGTAAAGGATATAGCGCTTCTGAAATTGCCACTTTTCAAAAAATATCTACGAATGCAGTAAAAAAATATCGGAAAAACATCTATCGAAAGATTGAGGTCGACAATTACTTTGCACTCTATCATTTTTGTAGGGTGTTCAATCTGTTATAA
- the nadA gene encoding quinolinate synthase NadA gives MGLVEKIQQLKREKNAIILAHYYQRPEIQEVADYVGDSLGLSRKASEVDAEIIVFAGVHFMAETAKVLNPTKEVVLPDLTAGCSLADSCPPKAFGAFLDAHPNHIVITYINCSAEIKAMSDLVCTSSNALEIVRSVPKDKPIIFAPDRNLGKYIIKQTGRDMLLWDGSCIVHEAFCMDKLLDLYQKNFGAVIIAHPESEEHILKTAKYVGSTAGMIKFVKEHPKEKFIVATEAGILHEMRKAVPGTELIPAPIEEDNTCACSECSYMKVNTLQKLYDCLRYQSPQIDVPEDIRKKALVPIERMLERSN, from the coding sequence GTGGGCTTAGTAGAAAAAATACAGCAATTAAAAAGAGAGAAAAACGCTATAATTCTGGCACATTATTACCAGCGTCCCGAAATACAGGAGGTTGCGGATTATGTTGGGGATAGTCTGGGATTGTCCCGAAAGGCTTCTGAGGTTGACGCGGAAATCATTGTATTTGCTGGGGTTCACTTCATGGCGGAAACGGCAAAAGTTCTCAACCCCACAAAGGAAGTTGTATTGCCAGATCTTACAGCAGGCTGTTCCTTGGCCGATTCTTGTCCACCAAAAGCTTTTGGAGCCTTTTTAGATGCTCATCCAAATCATATTGTAATTACCTATATCAACTGTTCGGCAGAAATAAAGGCAATGAGCGATTTAGTATGTACATCTTCAAACGCCCTAGAAATAGTACGGTCCGTACCAAAGGACAAACCTATTATTTTTGCGCCGGACAGGAACTTGGGCAAATATATCATCAAACAGACAGGCAGGGATATGTTATTGTGGGATGGTAGTTGTATTGTACACGAAGCATTTTGCATGGATAAGTTATTGGATCTGTACCAAAAAAACTTTGGTGCGGTAATTATTGCCCACCCAGAATCTGAAGAGCACATTTTAAAAACGGCTAAATATGTAGGCTCTACCGCCGGGATGATAAAATTTGTGAAAGAACATCCTAAAGAGAAATTCATAGTTGCCACTGAAGCTGGTATATTGCACGAGATGCGCAAGGCAGTCCCGGGCACAGAATTGATTCCAGCACCGATAGAGGAGGATAACACCTGTGCTTGTAGTGAGTGCAGCTATATGAAAGTCAACACACTTCAAAAACTATATGACTGTTTAAGGTATCAAAGCCCACAGATCGATGTACCTGAAGATATTAGAAAAAAGGCTCTTGTTCCGATTGAGCGGATGTTAGAGCGTTCAAATTAG
- a CDS encoding Rrf2 family transcriptional regulator, whose amino-acid sequence MLSNACKYAIRAILYLAIHSDKTHKIGVKKIADEIEIPKAFLAQLLRQLTANKLISSAMGPGGGFFLDPKNREKSVWDIISCIDGTYKLDQCFLGLSECNDENPCPAHYIVSPFKKKLLSDFRDKTISKLAEEIERKGTLLSLKGFEPS is encoded by the coding sequence ATGCTCTCCAATGCCTGCAAATATGCCATAAGGGCAATATTATATTTAGCAATACACAGTGATAAGACCCATAAAATAGGGGTGAAAAAAATTGCTGATGAAATAGAGATTCCAAAAGCTTTTTTGGCGCAATTGTTAAGACAACTTACCGCCAACAAATTGATATCCTCCGCCATGGGGCCTGGTGGTGGATTCTTTCTTGATCCAAAAAACAGGGAGAAATCAGTTTGGGATATCATATCCTGTATTGATGGAACCTATAAACTGGATCAGTGTTTTTTAGGTCTTTCCGAATGCAATGATGAGAACCCCTGCCCTGCCCATTACATTGTATCTCCTTTCAAAAAAAAATTATTGAGCGATTTTAGGGATAAAACAATTTCCAAGCTAGCAGAAGAAATAGAAAGAAAAGGAACGTTACTCTCTTTAAAGGGTTTTGAACCTAGCTGA
- a CDS encoding tetratricopeptide repeat protein, which translates to MKKTLLFALGCLLNLYGFSQSDEKVDSILKRIDSKIPKKEKIDLYILLAEEHAYLDSAKTAMYAEKAITLAEEIDFPESIADAYYEIGWGKIQHGAPYQEAIKPFELSLKYSEESKYYSGIANAFNGMGMIHKNMGQYDMSIDFYKKALKIQQEHEIDTGLASSYTNLGLVYKLQGNYIDALDYYNKTLQIDLESGNKNYIAGSYANIGIIHKMSGNYPEALKYYFESLKVSEALGNQKYIANNYNNIGGLYHEQNDYQSALKYHLKSLSIREEINDKKGIATNYSNIGIAYSGLKDYVKAYDYQLNALELQKELGDKRGVAIAQINIGENFLAEKKYNEAIPFLKKGIDISNNIATTDISISGMNLLGECLFELKRYREAEKILKETVLKSRETGLLKETQIASENLTKTQSALGDYKAALKSYELYHVMYDTLLGKEKTKQLSQLQIQYETEKKEQEIKSLAQQASIQSLKLKQADFNKTILAVVVVLTILVGLILFLVSRQKQLKLKQKAQNIEQNLLRVQMNPHFIFNAMTSIQDYMNQGDAKQASIYLMKFSKLIRQVLDNSRNELIPLDQEINMLENYLSIQNLKREHPFAFNIELEKDLNPEEITIPPMFAQPFIENAIEHGITSIKKNATIHIHFSIQKDSLILNISDNGEGVEETMKLKQKDYISHAIKITEERIDLYRRMQKKEITFNIKNLSQGTQVIFNLPYQYI; encoded by the coding sequence ATGAAAAAGACTTTACTATTTGCTTTAGGCTGTTTATTAAACCTTTATGGTTTTTCGCAAAGCGATGAAAAGGTAGATTCAATATTAAAAAGGATCGATTCCAAAATCCCAAAAAAAGAAAAAATCGATCTATATATACTGTTAGCGGAAGAACACGCTTACTTGGATTCTGCCAAAACCGCTATGTATGCAGAAAAAGCAATAACTCTAGCTGAAGAAATAGATTTTCCAGAGAGTATAGCCGATGCATATTACGAAATAGGATGGGGCAAAATACAACATGGCGCCCCTTATCAAGAAGCAATTAAACCATTTGAACTGTCCTTAAAATATTCGGAGGAATCAAAATATTATTCAGGAATAGCAAATGCGTTCAATGGTATGGGCATGATACATAAAAATATGGGACAATATGATATGTCCATTGATTTTTATAAAAAAGCTTTAAAAATTCAACAAGAACATGAAATTGATACTGGCTTGGCCAGTAGTTATACAAATCTTGGTTTAGTATATAAATTACAGGGGAATTATATCGATGCTTTAGATTACTACAACAAAACATTGCAAATTGATTTAGAAAGCGGCAACAAAAATTATATTGCTGGGAGTTATGCCAACATTGGTATCATTCATAAAATGTCTGGTAATTATCCCGAAGCATTAAAATATTATTTTGAATCCTTAAAAGTCAGTGAAGCATTAGGAAATCAAAAATATATTGCAAACAACTACAATAACATTGGCGGGTTATATCACGAACAAAATGATTATCAATCAGCATTAAAGTATCACTTGAAGTCATTAAGTATTAGAGAGGAGATCAATGATAAAAAAGGAATTGCTACAAATTATTCAAATATTGGAATAGCCTACAGTGGATTAAAAGATTACGTAAAAGCCTATGATTATCAATTAAATGCATTAGAATTACAAAAAGAATTGGGCGATAAAAGAGGGGTGGCAATCGCCCAGATCAATATTGGTGAAAATTTTTTAGCAGAAAAAAAATACAATGAAGCCATCCCGTTTTTAAAAAAAGGAATAGACATAAGCAATAATATAGCAACTACGGATATTTCTATTTCAGGAATGAACCTATTGGGTGAATGTTTGTTTGAATTAAAAAGATATCGGGAAGCAGAAAAAATCCTAAAAGAAACCGTTTTAAAATCTAGAGAAACAGGTCTTCTCAAAGAAACACAAATTGCATCTGAAAACCTGACCAAAACCCAAAGCGCTTTAGGCGATTATAAAGCCGCACTCAAATCGTATGAGTTGTACCATGTAATGTACGACACGCTTTTAGGAAAAGAAAAAACAAAACAACTTTCACAGCTACAAATTCAATACGAAACAGAGAAAAAAGAACAGGAAATTAAAAGCTTGGCCCAACAAGCTTCTATCCAATCCTTAAAACTGAAACAAGCAGATTTTAACAAGACCATCCTTGCAGTTGTGGTCGTATTGACAATTTTAGTTGGACTAATCTTATTCTTGGTTAGCAGGCAGAAACAATTAAAATTAAAACAAAAGGCGCAAAATATAGAACAAAACCTGTTGCGGGTACAAATGAACCCACACTTTATCTTTAATGCAATGACTTCCATACAGGACTATATGAATCAGGGTGACGCAAAGCAAGCCAGTATATACCTTATGAAATTTTCCAAGTTAATTAGACAAGTACTTGATAATTCGAGAAACGAACTCATCCCTCTTGATCAAGAGATAAACATGTTAGAAAACTACCTAAGTATACAAAACCTGAAAAGAGAACACCCTTTTGCTTTTAACATTGAACTGGAAAAGGATCTAAATCCTGAAGAAATTACGATACCGCCCATGTTTGCTCAACCATTTATAGAAAATGCCATTGAGCACGGAATCACGTCTATCAAAAAGAACGCCACCATCCATATTCATTTTTCCATACAAAAAGATAGTTTGATCCTAAATATTTCTGATAATGGAGAAGGTGTGGAAGAAACGATGAAACTTAAACAAAAAGATTATATATCCCACGCCATAAAAATTACTGAAGAGCGAATTGACCTGTATAGAAGAATGCAGAAGAAAGAAATCACTTTTAATATCAAAAATCTTTCCCAGGGTACTCAAGTAATCTTTAATTTACCATATCAATACATATAA
- a CDS encoding LytTR family DNA-binding domain-containing protein, producing the protein MQAILIDDNPAARRSLANLIQEYCPHIQLLGEAATVAEGIQLIIEQKPQLVFLDIEMPDGNGFDLLKKLPEINFQVIFISSHEKYALRAIKHSALDYILKPIDPDELIEAIKKAKSEVLNHKTLEKIQTLIVNTTDHQKAPTKLVLKDKYGIQIVSICDVVYLEANGSYTHFHIHDQESLLVSKGLKEYESIVSNEQFFRCHQSYLINLDYLLRYDGRDGGFLLMKDGSKIPLATRKKNAFLKIINS; encoded by the coding sequence ATGCAGGCAATACTAATAGACGATAATCCAGCGGCCAGAAGAAGTCTTGCAAATCTAATTCAGGAATATTGCCCTCATATTCAACTATTGGGAGAAGCCGCTACCGTAGCTGAAGGAATACAACTGATCATCGAACAAAAACCCCAATTGGTGTTTTTGGATATTGAGATGCCAGATGGTAATGGATTCGATTTATTAAAAAAGTTACCGGAAATTAATTTTCAAGTGATTTTTATTTCATCTCACGAAAAATATGCGCTTAGGGCTATAAAACACAGTGCATTGGACTATATTTTAAAACCTATTGATCCAGATGAACTAATTGAAGCTATTAAAAAGGCAAAATCAGAGGTCTTAAATCATAAAACCTTGGAAAAGATACAAACTCTAATTGTTAATACCACTGACCATCAAAAAGCTCCTACAAAATTGGTCCTAAAAGACAAATATGGTATTCAAATTGTATCAATATGTGATGTTGTCTATTTGGAGGCCAATGGGAGTTATACCCATTTCCATATTCATGATCAAGAAAGTCTCTTGGTATCTAAGGGCTTAAAAGAATATGAAAGTATAGTATCAAACGAACAATTTTTCAGATGTCACCAATCGTATTTAATCAATCTGGACTATTTGTTAAGATATGATGGAAGAGATGGTGGTTTTTTACTAATGAAAGATGGGAGTAAAATTCCGCTTGCCACTAGGAAAAAAAATGCATTTCTAAAAATTATCAATTCTTAG
- a CDS encoding response regulator transcription factor: MEKLALDILEVVIKDPDQLPQNFYGIYAVFSKTGSVDYIHPSAFNVFNDSFETMGKGPNAFLKYMPKEDRVEFVKRILSVDREKSCVLQSVQKVLTEKSAISYLVTLKWCVYKNCWCFLGYPINYTFKFELLINKEKYKQQFTRKKIHILGKLSQRELEVLKMVYQGCSATEIAQHMFLSPHTIEKHKKNIYKKLKISNKKELADFCFNFSLTDFYLFSNQ, encoded by the coding sequence ATGGAAAAGCTTGCTTTGGATATTTTAGAAGTTGTGATTAAAGACCCTGACCAACTGCCGCAAAATTTTTACGGCATATATGCTGTTTTTTCAAAAACTGGAAGTGTGGATTATATACATCCAAGTGCTTTTAATGTCTTCAATGATTCTTTTGAAACAATGGGGAAGGGACCAAATGCCTTTTTAAAATATATGCCCAAAGAAGATAGAGTTGAATTTGTTAAACGCATCCTGAGCGTTGATAGGGAAAAATCATGTGTACTGCAGAGCGTTCAAAAAGTGCTGACTGAAAAAAGTGCTATTTCGTACTTGGTGACCTTAAAATGGTGCGTATATAAAAATTGCTGGTGTTTTTTAGGCTATCCTATAAATTATACTTTCAAATTTGAACTTCTTATCAACAAGGAAAAGTACAAGCAACAGTTTACAAGAAAGAAGATACATATATTGGGAAAGTTGTCACAACGTGAATTAGAAGTGCTCAAAATGGTATACCAGGGCTGTAGTGCCACTGAGATTGCCCAACATATGTTTTTATCTCCCCATACTATAGAAAAACATAAAAAGAACATTTACAAAAAATTGAAAATCAGCAACAAAAAGGAGTTGGCCGATTTCTGTTTTAATTTTAGCCTTACTGACTTCTATCTATTTTCCAATCAATAA
- a CDS encoding PD40 domain-containing protein, whose translation MRLPILLLSPFIFLNIYGQTESDEKLKYLKQKPPSTTPEVFAPDFISKKGEYEFGSVFNKYATEFFYGVNVNGKEEIRYSKLNGERWSEPRTILSHKKYGYNDPFLSPNEDRLYFISQRTLDGLDKKDDYDIWYAERVGDTWSEPINAGPNINSNQDEYYISFTNNGTMYFSSNKNGSSFDIYASKVVNGEFQKAIRLSDAINTSAYEADVFIDPNESYIIFCAIRKDGLGQGDLYISFKNPDGTWSESSNMGERINTQNHELCPFVSKDGKYFFYTSNKDIYWVDAKIIESFRGKE comes from the coding sequence ATGCGACTTCCCATTCTATTATTAAGCCCATTCATCTTTCTCAATATATACGGACAAACTGAGTCAGATGAAAAGCTCAAATACCTCAAACAAAAACCGCCATCAACAACTCCAGAAGTTTTTGCACCTGATTTTATTTCCAAAAAAGGTGAGTATGAGTTCGGGTCCGTTTTTAATAAGTATGCTACTGAATTTTTTTATGGTGTAAATGTTAATGGAAAGGAAGAGATTCGATATTCCAAACTAAACGGAGAACGTTGGAGTGAACCTAGAACAATCTTATCCCATAAAAAATATGGCTATAACGACCCATTTCTTTCGCCAAATGAGGATAGACTCTACTTTATCTCCCAAAGAACCTTGGATGGATTGGATAAAAAGGATGATTACGACATTTGGTATGCAGAAAGGGTAGGGGATACATGGTCTGAACCCATTAATGCAGGCCCTAACATCAACTCAAACCAAGACGAATATTATATTTCATTCACCAACAACGGCACAATGTATTTTTCGTCAAATAAGAATGGGTCTAGCTTTGATATCTACGCTTCAAAAGTGGTTAATGGAGAATTCCAAAAGGCCATTCGACTAAGCGACGCAATCAATACCTCGGCCTATGAAGCGGATGTATTTATTGACCCTAACGAATCCTATATTATTTTTTGTGCTATAAGAAAAGATGGGCTAGGTCAAGGCGACCTATATATTAGCTTTAAAAATCCAGATGGAACCTGGTCTGAATCTAGTAACATGGGCGAACGTATCAATACTCAAAATCATGAACTTTGCCCATTTGTCAGCAAAGATGGAAAGTATTTTTTCTACACGAGTAATAAGGACATTTATTGGGTTGACGCTAAAATTATTGAGAGCTTTAGAGGTAAAGAATAA